In Amycolatopsis methanolica 239, a single genomic region encodes these proteins:
- a CDS encoding MFS transporter — MTTAETSLRYGQAAGRWVLFATVLGSGVTFLDATVVNIALPKIGTDLEASTAGLQWTINGYTLSLAALILLGGSLGDRFGRRRIFVLGISWFAIASLLCGLAPDIWTLVAARVLQGIGGALLTPGSLAILEASFHPDDRAKAIGAWSGLGGIAGALGPFLGGWLVEVASWRLVFLINVPLAAVVVLVALRHVPETRNPEAARQLDFTGAAIGALGLAGLSYGFTAWPSLGAGSPTVLAALGVGVAGIAAFVLTERRSRHPMLPLGVFASRAFTAANLVTFAVYAALGGVFFLVVLNLQVVGGYSPVAAGSAMLPVTALMLVLSARAGALGQRTGPRLPMTVGPIVCAVALVLLSRISASPSYLTEVLPAVVVLGLGLSLTVAPLTATALGALDDRYAGVASGANNAIARTAGLLAVAVLPLVAGIGAGSLTDPAALAPAYRTAMLVCAGLLVAGAVIAFALVPGRPKPTPASPVKVHCAVAGTPLHPVECREPSGR; from the coding sequence GTGACTACGGCGGAAACCTCGCTCCGGTACGGCCAGGCCGCCGGGCGCTGGGTCCTGTTCGCCACCGTCCTCGGGTCCGGTGTCACGTTCCTCGACGCCACGGTCGTGAACATCGCGCTGCCCAAGATCGGCACCGACCTGGAGGCGAGCACGGCTGGTCTGCAGTGGACGATCAACGGCTACACGCTCAGCCTCGCCGCCCTGATCCTGCTCGGCGGCTCCCTCGGCGACCGCTTCGGGCGGCGGCGGATCTTCGTGCTCGGCATCTCGTGGTTCGCGATCGCGTCGCTGCTCTGCGGGCTCGCGCCGGACATCTGGACGCTGGTCGCCGCCCGCGTGCTGCAGGGGATCGGCGGCGCGCTGCTCACGCCGGGGTCGCTGGCGATCCTGGAGGCGTCGTTCCACCCCGACGACCGGGCTAAAGCGATCGGGGCGTGGTCCGGGCTCGGCGGGATCGCCGGCGCGCTCGGACCGTTCCTCGGCGGCTGGCTGGTCGAGGTGGCGAGCTGGCGCCTGGTGTTCCTGATCAACGTGCCGCTCGCGGCGGTCGTCGTGCTGGTCGCGCTCCGGCACGTCCCGGAGACCCGCAACCCGGAGGCCGCGCGGCAGCTGGACTTCACCGGCGCGGCGATTGGCGCGCTCGGGCTGGCCGGGCTGAGCTACGGCTTCACGGCGTGGCCGTCGCTCGGCGCCGGCTCGCCGACCGTGCTGGCGGCGCTGGGCGTGGGGGTCGCCGGGATCGCGGCGTTCGTGCTGACCGAGCGGCGGTCGCGGCACCCGATGCTGCCGCTCGGTGTGTTCGCGTCGCGGGCGTTCACCGCGGCGAATCTGGTGACCTTCGCGGTGTACGCCGCGCTGGGCGGCGTGTTCTTCCTGGTCGTGCTGAACCTGCAGGTGGTCGGCGGGTACTCGCCGGTCGCGGCGGGGTCGGCGATGCTGCCGGTGACCGCGCTGATGCTCGTGCTGTCGGCGCGCGCCGGGGCGTTGGGGCAGCGGACCGGGCCGCGGCTGCCGATGACCGTCGGGCCGATCGTCTGCGCGGTGGCGCTCGTGCTGCTGTCCCGGATCTCGGCGAGTCCCTCGTACCTGACCGAGGTACTGCCCGCGGTCGTGGTGCTCGGGCTCGGTCTGTCGCTGACGGTCGCGCCGCTGACCGCGACCGCGCTCGGCGCGCTCGACGACCGGTACGCGGGCGTCGCCAGCGGCGCGAACAACGCGATCGCCCGCACCGCCGGGCTGCTCGCGGTCGCGGTGCTGCCGCTGGTCGCGGGCATCGGCGCGGGCAGCCTGACCGATCCCGCGGCGCTTGCGCCCGCCTACCGGACGGCCATGCTGGTGTGCGCCGGGCTGCTCGTCGCGGGCGCGGTGATCGCGTTCGCGCTCGTGCCCGGCCGCCCGAAGCCGACACCGGCCAGCCCGGTGAAGGTCCACTGCGCGGTGGCCGGCACCCCGCTGCACCCCGTGGAATGCCGCGAGCCCTCGGGTCGTTGA
- a CDS encoding TetR/AcrR family transcriptional regulator: MARLTRAETQERNRAKVLAAAREEFAERGFRDAKVDVIAERAELTRGAVYSNFPGKRALYFAVLADLATRAEPSPHSRPGTDARSAVGSFARDWIVRDAGLARDLPSEVMADERVRLPYAQLMELGALLLALAVERLDPPESPPGAPPARYVRRARAVLTSLHGARQLTVAAPGFVEPFDVISTCEQLAELPFNDWWAPPQVSPQPRPADEPWAPGEAVDLVRGGPVRLPSDGVVAVLGLHRLAVVEEAVRAGADVTLVAVTGEPAELGPLARLVITEVAACLRQAFPEAAWPDLRVVCDERGELAAAAGVAAVSDATEVAVRVAGGRIVARADGFGACHAVSAGKLAPAAAANHDRSS, from the coding sequence GTGGCGCGGCTGACCAGGGCGGAGACGCAGGAGCGCAACCGCGCGAAGGTGCTGGCCGCAGCGCGGGAGGAGTTCGCGGAGCGGGGCTTCCGGGACGCCAAGGTGGACGTCATCGCCGAGCGGGCGGAGCTCACGCGCGGTGCGGTCTACTCGAACTTCCCCGGCAAGCGGGCCCTGTACTTCGCGGTCCTGGCCGACCTCGCGACCCGCGCGGAGCCGTCCCCGCACAGCCGTCCCGGCACCGACGCCCGGTCCGCGGTCGGCTCGTTCGCCCGCGACTGGATCGTGCGGGACGCCGGCCTGGCCCGCGATCTGCCGTCCGAGGTGATGGCGGATGAGCGGGTGCGGCTGCCGTACGCGCAGCTCATGGAGCTCGGCGCGCTGCTGCTCGCCCTGGCGGTCGAACGGCTCGACCCGCCGGAGTCCCCGCCGGGCGCGCCGCCCGCGCGGTACGTGCGCCGGGCGCGAGCGGTGCTGACGTCGCTGCACGGCGCGCGGCAGCTCACCGTCGCGGCGCCCGGGTTCGTCGAGCCGTTCGACGTGATCAGCACCTGCGAACAGCTCGCCGAACTGCCGTTCAACGACTGGTGGGCGCCGCCGCAGGTGTCGCCGCAGCCGCGTCCCGCCGACGAACCGTGGGCGCCCGGCGAGGCCGTCGACCTGGTGCGCGGTGGGCCGGTCCGGCTCCCGTCCGACGGCGTCGTCGCGGTCCTCGGTCTGCACCGGCTCGCCGTCGTGGAGGAAGCGGTCCGGGCGGGGGCGGACGTCACGCTCGTGGCGGTCACCGGCGAACCGGCTGAACTGGGGCCGCTCGCGCGCCTGGTGATCACCGAGGTCGCCGCGTGCCTCCGGCAGGCGTTCCCCGAGGCCGCGTGGCCGGACCTGCGCGTTGTGTGCGACGAACGAGGGGAGCTGGCCGCGGCGGCCGGCGTGGCGGCGGTCAGCGATGCGACCGAGGTGGCGGTGCGCGTGGCCGGCGGCCGGATCGTCGCGCGTGCCGACGGGTTCGGCGCCTGCCATGCGGTGTCAGCAGGGAAACTTGCGCCCGCCGCCGCGGCCAACCACGATCGGTCCTCGTGA